The stretch of DNA CACGGACAAGCCCCATGCGTGGGACGGCGGTGAGACCGCCGCGGTCATCGTGCCGTCGCTCGGGGCGCCGGCCCTGGAGGTCCTCCCGGTGGCCTGGCTGCTGCGCCGGTTGCGGGTGCCGAGTCCTCTGGCGGTCGCGGCGACCGGGCTTCTCCTCGCCTGCCCGGTGGCGGTCGGCCTGGTGGCGGTGGCCTCCGCGGAGCTGCGGCCGGACCTGACCGCCCTGACGGCGGTGCTCGCCTCCGTCACCGGTGCGGTGACGTTCGCCCTGGTGGTCCGGCACTCCTTTGTCAGGCCGCGGTTGCGCGCCATCGCGCTGGCCGGCGCGGTCGTCCTGGCGGTCGGTGCCCCGACCGTGCTGCTGTGGCCCGTGGCGGAGGAGGTGGAGGAGACCGCCGCGGACTTCGACGCCTTCCCCGGCACCATGGTGGTGATGGACCGGGAGGGGTGGGAGATGACCGAGGCCGCGGCGGTCGGGGACTCCTACCTGGAGATCACCTACCGGTCCACCGGGAAGAACCCCCGGACGCTGCAGGTCACCGGTTATGCGGACCCCGACTACGACGACTTCGGCGACCCGTGCGCCGACCTCGAGCGCGTCGGCTGCGAGGACAAGGGGGCCGCTGTCCTGAAGCACTCTGACACCGGCCCCGAGCTGTTCACCGAGTACGGCGGCACCCCCGTCACCGTCCAGGCGCCGACCTGGCTGCCGGACGCCCGCGAGGCCGACCTGCTCGCCGCCGCCGAGCACCTGCGCGAACCGACCCCGGCCGAGCGGGAGGAGCTGCGCGACGCGGCGCTGTGGGAGCAGGTGGACAGGGGCCTGCCCGGGTGACCGGGGCCGGGCGGGTCGGCGCGGCGTCATGTGGCGGTCCACCCGGGTGAAGCCGCCGGCCCGCAGCGCCTCGGCCGGCATGTCGAAGGAGACCGCGCCGCAGCCGGCCCAGGTCCACTCGGTGTCGGTGTCGGTGTCGAGCTGGAGCAGGTGGACGCGGGCCGCCGCCGGGATCCGCCCGCCCCGGAGCGGCGGCCTCAGGCCCCGGCGGCCGGGGCGAACGCGGCGGCGTGGTCGCGGGCGAAGTCGGCGATGTCCCGCGGGGGACGGCCGAGGAGGCCGGCGACCGCGCCGGTGGTGAAGTCGCCCCAGCCGGAGGCGTACGCCCGCGCGTACTCCTCCAGCATGTCCGCGATCCACTCCGGGACTCCGTGGCCGAGCAGCGCCGCGCGCTTGGCGCCGTCGTCGACCGGCCGGTAGGCGACCGGTCTGCCGAGCGCGCGGCCCAGGTGGTCGGCGACCTCGTCGAAGGACACCGGGCGCGGGCCGCTGAGGGTGTAGGCCGCGCCGTGGTGCCGGTCCGGGGCGTCCAGCAGCACGCGGGCGGCGCACGCGGCGACGTCGCGCGCGTCGACCATGCCGAGCCGCGCCGAGGCCATGTTCAGCGAGAGCGTGCCGGCGGCGGCGACTTCGCCCGCCTCGTTCAGCAGGTTCTGCATGAACCAGAGCGGGCGCAGGATCGTCCAGCGCAGGCCGGACGCCTCGGTCTCCCGGTCCGACAGGGCGTGCAGCCGGCCGCTGCGGGTCGGCGCGTCGTGCGCGGCGCCGACGGCGGACAGCCGCACGATGCGCTGCACGCCGGCCCGGCGCGCCGCCCACACGGCGTTCATGTTGTTCTCCGGGGCGCGCGGGCCGTTCGGGACGAGCAGCCACACGTCCTGCACGCCCTCGAAGGCGGGCGGCAGCGACCGGGCGTCGCCGAGGTCGCCGACGACGGCCTCGACGCCCCGCCGGCGGAGGGCCTCGGCCCGGGCCTCGGCCCGGACCAGGGCGCGGAGCCGCACGCCGGTCCCGGCCAGCTCCTCGATCAGCGCGGTGGACACGGTCCCGGTGGCTCCGGTGACCAGTGCGGTGCGCGGCATGCTCATGCTCCTCTGCGTGAAGTGGGGATGCGGATCAGGCCGCGGGCGGCCTCCGGGGTGAGCTGGGCGGCGGCGACGGCGGTCAGCGCGAGTGCGAACCCGAGGCCCTGCCAGGGCGTCAGGGACTCGCCGAGGAGCAGCCACCCCAGGACGGCGGCGACCGCGGGGGAGAGCAGGGGGAGGAACGACACGGAGACCACCGGCAGCCTGCCGATGCCGCGGAACCAGACCGGGTAGGTGAGCAGGGCTCCCGCGACGGCCAGCCAGGCGTAGCCGCCGACCGCGCGCAGGTCCGGTTCGGGAGGGAGGCCCTCGAAGAGGGCGAGCGGGAGGAGCACCAGGCCGCCGGCGGTGAGCTGCCAGCCGGCGAGGGCCGTCGGGCCGACGCCTTGCGGGAGCCCCCAGCGCTTGGTCAGCACGATCCCGCCGGCCATCACGGCGGCGGCCGCGATCCCGGCCAGGACGCCCCACAGGTCGAAGGAGATCCGGCCCTGCAGGACGATCAGCCCGACCCCCGCCGCGCCGGCCAGGCCCCAGCCGAGCCGCCAGCGGGTCGGCCTCTCGCCGAGCAGGAGGAACGCCAGTCCGACGACGATCAGCGGCTGGACCGCGAAGAGGGTCGCCGCGACACCGCCCGGCAACCGGTAGGCGGCGACGAACAGCAGCGCGAAGAGCGCTCCGATGTTGAGGGTGCCGAGCACCAGCGAGCGCCACAGCCACGCGCCGCGCGGCAGTGTGCGGGTGACGGCGAGCAGGATCAGCCCCGCCGGCAGCGCGCGGAGCACCCCGGACGCCAGCGGGTGGCCGGGCGGGAGGAACTCGGTGGTGACCAGGTAGGTGGTGCCCCACATGGCCGGCGCGAGGGCGGTCAGCGCGGTCAGCGCCGGGCCGCCGCCCGCAGGCGGGGCGCTGCCCGGGGCCGGCCGGTTCGAGACCTGCGTCATCCCAGACTCCTTAACATTGAAATATTCAATGTTCGCAAGTCTAAGCAGACCCTTAGAATGGCGTCAAACATTTTGATGTTGAGATGTTCTGGGGGGACCGTGAAGGACAACGTCGACCGGCGGATGGACCAGTGGCGGGTCGAGCGGCCCGACATCGATCCCGCGCCGATGGGCGTGGTGGGCCGGATCCAGCGCGCCTCCCGCCTGCTCGAACGCGAGCTCCGCGACAACTTCGCAAAGTTCGACCTGCAGATATGGGAGTTCGACATGGCGGGGACGCTGCTCCGCTCCGGGCCCCCCTACCAGCTGACCGCGGGGCAGCTGGTCGAGTCCTCGATGGTCACCTCCGGGGCGATCACCAACCGGATCGACCGCCTCGTCGCCAAAGGACTGGTGACCCGCGAGGTCGACCCGCGGAACCGGCGCAGCGTGCTGATCACCCTGACCGAGCAGGGCAAGGAGCTGATCGACCGGGTCGTGGCCGACCACGTCGACCTGGAGGCCCGGCTCCTCAGCACACTGAGCGGCCCGGACCGGGAGCGGCTCGCCGGGCTCCTGCGCGAGCTGCTCATCGGCCTCGGCGACGGCGATCCCGGCAACCCGCTGAAGTCCTAGCCGCCGCCCCGGCCGGGCGCCGCGGCCTCCGCCGGGGTTTCCGGCGGCCGGGGTGCGGGCGTCGCCGGCGGGGCGGAACGCGCCCCCCGCCGGCCGCGGCACCGGAGTGCGGGTCGGGACCCTCCCCCTCCCGGGGCGCACGTGTGCACCGCGGGGCGTCCGCGCGGGAAGGACGCATCCGGAGGAGCCCGGCCCGGGCTCCTCTGAACCGGGGTCCCGGGGGCGGATCCGGTTCCCCGGCACCTGCGCATCGCGGGGCCGTTGGAAGGACGCATCCGGCCCGGGCGGGATCCTCCGTCCGGGATCCGGAAGCCTGCTCCGACCGGTGCCCCCGGGCCGTCGGGTCCGCCGGGGCGGAGCGGCCGGCCGGAGCCGGGGCATCCGCGCGGCCCACCGCCCGTTCCGGCATGTGAAGGGCGTTACGCCGAAAACCCCTCGCCCCTGCGGCCTGCCCGGGGTACCTTGGCCTGCGTGTATGCGCAAACGGCGAGTACCGCCGCCGCCATGAGGCCCTGGACCCGCGCCTGACGGCGCGGCACCGGCCCATCCTCTTTCGTGTGTCCCGCCGTCCCGGTATCCCCGCCGGGCGGTCCCTTCGCGCTGCCCGGCTCCGCCGCGAAACGTGGAGCACACCGTGGACGCACTTCACTCACGCGACCGGCTGTCCGGCCGGTCGGCGCATGAACTCCTCTCCGAACTGAACACGGCCGGGCGACTACCGGCCGGCGCGAGCGCGCACGTCCGCGCCCGCGGGATCCGGGTGGTCCTCGGCGGGCGCCCGGTCCTCTCCGGCGTCGACGCCACCGTCTCCCAGCGGTCCCGCACCGCCCTGGTGGGCGAGAACGGCCGGGGCAAGACGACCCTGCTGCGGGTCCTCTCCGGCGACCTGGCCCCCGACGAGGGCCGGGTGGAGCGCGCGGGCACGGTGGGCGTCGTCCACCAGTCGCTCGCCTCCCGCGACGGCGAGACCGTCGGCACCCTGCTCGCCGGGGCGGTGCGCCTGCCGCACCTGGCCCTGCGCGCGCTGGACCTGGCCACCGAGGGCCTGGAGAACGGGGACGAGGACGCGGAGGCCCTGTACACGGCGGCGCTCGACGCCGCCGTGCGGCTCGACGCCTGGGACGCCGAGCGCCGGGTGGACGTCGCCCTTGAAGGGCTCGGCGCCTGCACCGACCGGGACCGCGAACTGGCCACCCTGTCCGTGGGCGAGCGCTACCGGGTGCGCCTGGCCTGCGTGCTCGGCGCCGCCCACGACATCCTGCTGCTGGACGAGCCCACCAACCACCTGGACGCCGACGCGCAGGCGTTCCTCGCCGCCCACCTGCGGTCGCACCCGGGCGGCCTGGCGATCGTCACCCACGACCGCGCCCTGCTGCGCGAGGTCGCCGACGACTTCCTCGACCTGGACCCGAGCATGGACGGGCGGCCGCGGGTGTTCGCCGGGGGATACGAGGGGTGGCAGGAGGGCCGCCGCCGCGAGCGCGAGCGGTGGACCCAGGAGCACGAGGCCCAGCAGGCCGAGCACGCCAGGCTGGCGCAGGCCGCGCAGGAGGCGCGGAACCGGCTGTCCACCGGGTGGAGGCCGGACAAGGGCACCGGCAAGCACCAGCGCCAGTCGCACGCGGCGGGTACGGTGCAGAGCCTCAAGCGCAAGCAGGAGGCGCTGGAGGCGCACAAGGTCACCGTGCCCCGGCCGCCGCTCTCGCTGCACTGGCCGCGGCTGCCGGCCAAGCGCGGCGCCCCCGTGCTGCGCTGCGAGGAGGTGACCGTCGCGGGGCGGCTGCGCGCGCCGGTGTCCCTGGAGATCGAGGGCGGCGACCGGCTGCTCGTCACCGGCCCGAACGGGGTCGGGAAGTCGACGCTGCTCGCGGTGGTCACCGGCGGCGTGGATCCGACGACCGGGGCGGTGCACCGGTCCGCGGGCGCCCGGATCGCCCACCTGTCCCAGGAGGTCCCGGACTGGGGCGATGGGCTCCAGGCCCACGAGGTGCACCGGCGGCACACCGCGCGGCTCGTCTCGGAGGGGGAGGTGGCCGCCTCCGAGATCGTGCCGCTGCGCGGCACGGGCCTGCTGGACGCCGAGGCGCTCCGCACGCCGGTGGGCCGGATGTCGGAGGGGCAGAAGCGCCGCCTGCACCTCGCGCTCTGCCTTGCCGGACGCCCCCACCTGCTGATCCTCGACGAGCCGACCAACCACCTGTCGCCGCTGCTGGTCGACGAGCTCACCGACGCGCTGCGGGAGACGCCCGCGGCCGTCGTCGTCGCCACGCACGACCGCCGGATGCTCGGCGATTTCGCGGACTGGACGCCGCTGGTCCTCTCCGCGGGGGAGGAGGGGAGCGGCCGCTGACCCGCCGCGGGCGCACGCACGGGGGGCGGGAAGGCGGCGTCCGCGGTACCCGCACCGGGGCGGCGGCGCGGCCGCGGGGCCGGCGGGAGCGCCGCACGCCCGCTCGCGGGGCGCGGTCGGCCCGGTGCCGCGCCTCGGGCCGGCGGCGCGGCGGGGCCTCCCGCGAGCGCCGCGCGGTGCGGTTCCCCTCGGTGTCCTCCGGCGCCCGGGCCGGATCCGGTGGGAAAAGGCGGATTCCCGGGAGCCCTGCGCCGCCGGCGTGCGTCCGACCCAGGCGCGCCGTTCGCGCGGCGCGCGGCGGTCGGCCCCCGGAAGAAGCGCGTCGCGGCGTCTCCGGGGCCGGCGCGGCCGACGCCGGGCGCCTCTCCCCGGCACACCCCCCATACCCGGAAAGGCACGGTCCTCCATGAGCGACGACAGCTCCACCCCGGACGACGTCCTCGACGACGATGCGCCGCGCGGCAGCCGCCAGCAGCGGAGGCGGGAGCAGAAGCGCAAGCGGCTGACGATCGCCGTGGTCCTGGGCGCCGGCACCGCGCTGACCGTGGCCCTCGCGGCGATGTCGCTGGGTTCCTCCCCCGACGACCTGAGCCCGTCCGCGGACGGCGGCGCCGGAACACCGTCCCAGGAGGCCGAGACGGCTCCGGCGACCCCCTCGGCGTCGCCGAGTCCCTCCACCCCGGCCGCGCCCGCCCCGACCACCGCCGCGCCCCCGCCCACCCCCGCGGTCTCCGAGGCCCCGGAGCAGGAGGCCGAGGAGGAGCCGGAGGAGCGGCCCGCCGACACCGCGCCGCCGGCGGCCGAGGAGCCGGAGAACACCCCGGGGGAAGGCGCCGAGCGGCCCGACCCCGCCCCCGGAGGCGGGGGCGGTGGCGGCGACCGGCCGGGCACCACCCCGCCCGCCACCCCGCCCGGGAACGGCGGCGGCGACCAGCCTCCGGAGGACGAGGACCCGGGCGAGGAGATCCCGGGGGACGACGACTGCTGGTGGATCTTCTGCTGACCCGGTGCCCCGGGCCGCCGGTCCGATGAGGACCGCGGGCGGTCCGTGCCACTCGGCGCCGCCGGCGCGCCGCGCCCTCTCGGAGCGACGGCTCAGGGCACGAGGCGCGACGGGGCCGGCTTCACCGCAGGAGGGCGGGGGCTCCCGTCGGCGGTCCGGCGGCTCAGGGCTCCTCGCCGCCGGCCTGGAGCAGGTCCATGGTCCGGTTGTGGAACTCCCGTTCGGCCCGCCGGCAGGGGGCGGCGAGAAAGGCACGCTGGGCCTCGGCGAGTCCGCACCGCAGCACCCGCATGGTGGCGAGTACGGCATCGACCCCGTGCAGGCCGTCGTCCTCCAGCCGCTGCCGGAGTACGTCGGTGTCGCCGGTCGCCTCCCAGACCGGCCGGGCGGCATCGGCCGCGGCGGCGATCCGGGCCGGCCGCTCCGCTCCGCCGTCCACCGGCCCCACCCCTCCGAGCCGGCCACAGGATACCGCCGGTCCCGGGAGGGCCGGGGCTCTCCGCCGCCCCCCCGGTGGTGCGGGAGGAACGGAAAGAACCGCTCGTCCGGGCCGGTGCCTCGTGTTCCGCGGGGCCGCTCCCCTACGTTCGGATCAGACGGACAGGGAGGGGCGCGATGGGCGCGGGAATCAGGCGGGCGGCGGCGCACCGGGTGCTCGGCGGGCTCGGGCGGTGGGTCTCGTTCGTGGAGGCGGAGATGGCCGGGCTGCGCCGGGTGGTGCGGCCCGGGGACGTCTGCCTGGACGTCGGGGCCGAGTACGGGCTGTACAGCTACGCCCTCTCGCACCTGGCGGGGGAGCGGGGCGAGGTGCACGCCTTCGAGCCGCAGCCGGGGCCGTTCCGGGTGATCGGGGCCGGGGCCGCGGCGCTGGGCTGCGCCAACGTGCGCCGGCACCGGCTGGCGCTGGGCGCGCGGGAGCGGGAGTCGGCGATGAGCGTCCCGGTCCGCCGCGGGCTGCCGGTGCACGGCCGGGCCTTCGTCACCGACGGCGCCTCCGGGAAGGGGCCGAACGAGGAGTTCGCCGGGGAGCGGGTGGTCCCGGTGTCGGTGCGGACCGTGGACGGCCTGGTCGACTCCGGCGTGCTGGACCGGGTGGACTTCGTCAAGGCCGATGTGGAGGGGGCCGAACCGCTGGTGCTGGAGGGGGCGGAGAAGACCCTGGAGCGGTACCGGCCCGCGCTGCTGCTGGAGATCGAGGACCGGCACCTGGCCAAGTACGGCCGGAGCGCGGACGGCCTCGCCGCCTGGCTGCGCGAGCGCGGGTACGCCATGCAGGCCTGGAGCCGCACCGGGTGGCGGCCGGTGCGCAGGGTCGTCCCGCAGCGCCGCAATTACCTGTTCCGGGCGGGGTAGCCGGGCTCAGTAGAATCCGCCCCGTGGCGTTCTCACGGATACGCAAGTCGCTGCGGGCGATGAAGAACCTGGACAAGGTTGAGGCGGGGCTGCCCCCCGAGGACGCCGTCGTGCTCGACGCCGACGACGACGATCCGGAGCTGGTCGAGGCGGTGCACGCGGCCTGGGCCGGCGATCCGGGGCCGGTCGTGCGGCTGCTGGAGGCGGTCCGGCGCGCCGGCGACCGGGAGCTGCACGCGCACTACGCCTCCGAGGCGGCCGAGGCCGCGCTCGACCGGGACCAGTGGCTGCGGGACTGGCTGGCTGGCTCCCCCGACGACCCCGACGCGCTGCTGGTGTTCGGCGGATACCTGCTGGACAAGGCGTGGGAGTCGCGCGGCGGGGCCTACGCCGCGCACACCTCCGACGAGCAGTTCGCCGGGTTCCACCACTACCTGGGCCAGGTCGAGCCGGTGCTGCGCCGGGCGATCGCCGCGGACCCCGCCTCCACCGCGCCGTGGGCCCTGATGATCACCTACGCCGTCGGCAGCCCCGGCGGCCGCCGGGACCTCTACGACGAGGCGTGGGCCGGCGTGCTCCGGCTGGACCGGTTCGACCGGGAGGCGCACCGGGTGGCGCTGCAGTACAACTGCGCCAAGTGGCACGGGTCGAACGAGGAGATGTTCGCCTTCGCCTACGCGGCCTCCGACGCCGCCCCGGCCGGGTCGCCGCTGCACATGCTCCCGCTGCGCGCCTGGGTCGAGCTGGACGTGCGGGAGAAGGAGCCGGTGCTGGAACGGCCGGAGTGCCGGGAGGCCGTCAACCGGGCGCTGACCGTGTGCCCGCCGGCGGCGCCGGCCACCTACCGGTGGGACCGCGCCGACCGGAACATGCTCGCCCGGGTGCTGTACGCCCAGGAGCGGTACGACGAGGCCTACGCCCAGTTCCAGGCGGTCGGCGTGCACGCCACCTCGTTCCCGTGGACCTACTACGGGACCAGCGACGCCCGCGCCGACTTCCTGACCTTCCGCCAGGCGGCGGTGCTCAAGGTCGCCGAGGAAATGCACTGAACGCGGCGCCCGGGCCGGGTTTTTCCGGATAACCCCACGTGGCGCGGGTCGGGGGCAATACGGTCGCTCTGTGCCGCCGCCCGTGGGCGGCGGCCGGCGGCGGGGCGGTGCCAGGACGGGGCTCCGCCCCGCCGCCCCGCCGGATCACTCCCCGGAGAGCAGCCGCTCGAACGGCACCGGCTCGTCGTAGGGGTCGGGCCGGGCCGCCGCGGGCCGGCCGGCCACCAGGCCGGCGAACTCGCCGGCCGCACGGTCGATCCGGGAGACCAGGTCGCCGTGGGCGGCGCCGCCGGCGCCCCAGTCCTCCGAGGCGGCGTAGACCGCGGTCGGCACGGTCACCGCGCGCAGGTGGGCGAACATCGGCCGGAGGGCGTGCTCCAGGGCCAGCGAGTGGCGCGGCGTCCCGCCGGTGGCGGCGATGAGCACCGGGGTGCCCTGCAGCGCCCCCTCCTCCAGGACGTCGAAGAACGTCTTGAACAGGCCGCTGTAGGAGGCGTTGAAGATCGGCGTCACCGCGATCAGCCCGTCGGCCCGGGAGGCGGCGTCCACCGCCGCCTTGAGGTCGCCGGAGGGGAAGCCGGTGAGCAGGTTGTCGGTGAGCGCGTGGGCGTGGTCGCGCAGCTCGATCACCTCGGCGGCGGGGGCCGCGCCCCGCTCGCGCAGGGCGCGGCCGGCGGCCTCGGTGAGCCGGTCGGCCAGCAGCCGGGTGGACGAGGGCACGCTCAGCCCGGCGGAGACGGCGGCGATGCGGGGCTCGGTCACTTCTCCTCCTGAACGGTCTGCAGGGCGGCGCTGTTCTCCTTGGCGGCGAGCAGGCTCGCGTGGGTGGGGGCGTCGGGCACGTCGGCCGGGCGGCCCGCGGCGAACTCGCGGCGGAGCACCGGGACGACCTCCTCGCCGAGCATGTCCAGCTGCTCTAGCACGGTCTTCAGCGGCAGCCCGGCGTGGTCCATCAGGAACAGCTGGCGCTGGTAGTCGCCGAAGTCCTCGCGGAACCGCAGGGTGCGCTCGATGACCTGCTGCGGGCTACCGACGGTCAGCGGGGTCTCCCGGGTGAACTCCTCCAGCGACGGGCCGTGCCCGTACACCGGGGCGTTGTCGAAGTAGGGCCGGAACTCGCGCACCGCGTCCTGGGAGTTCTTCCGCATGAACACCTGCCCGCCCAGGCCGACGACGGCCTGGTCGGCGCGGCCGTGGCCGTAGTGCTCGTAGCGGCGCCGGTACAGGTCGATCATCCGCTTGGTGTGCTCGGCCGGCCAGAAGATGTTGTTGTGGAAGAAGCCGTCGCCGTAGTAGGCGGCCTGCTCGGCGATCTCCGGGCTGCGGATGGAGCCGTGCCAGACGAACGGCGGGACCCCGTCCAGCGGGCGCGGAGTGGAGGTGAAGCCCTGCAGCGGGGTGCGGAACCTGCCCTCCCAGTTCACCACGTCCTCCCGCCAGAGCCGATGCAGCAGGTGGTAGTTCTCCACGGCCAGCGGGATGCCCTGCCGGATGTCCTGGCCGAACCAGGGGTAGACCGGCCCGGTGTTGCCGCGGCCCATCATCAGGTCGACCCGGCCGCCGGCCAGGTGCTGCAGCATCGCGAAGTCCTCGGCGATCTTCACCGGGTCGTTGGTGGTGATCAGGGTGGTCGCGGTGGAGAGCACCAGCCGCTCGGTGCGCGCCGCGATGTAGCCGAGCATGGTGGTCGGCGAGGACGGCACGAACGGCGGGTTGTGGTGCTCGCCGGTGGCGAAGACGTCCAGGCCGACCTCTTCGGCCTTGAGCGCGATGCGGACCATCGCGTCGATCCGCTCGCCCTCACTGGGCGTGCGGCCGGTGGTGGGGTCGGTCGTCACGTCGCCGACCGAGAAGATCCCGAACTGCATGTTCTCCGCCCCCTGGGCTCTCCGAGGTAGTTGGTTCTGTTTTCAACTACTTCCCGGGAACAGTATTGCCCGGCATTCCATTCCACAGCACCGCGGCCAGCGTGAGCAGCCCCCGCGAGGTGGCCGGATCGGCGCCGGTGAGCTCCCTGGCGCGGGCCAGCCGGTTGTCCACGGTGTTGGGGTGCACGCCCAGCATCCGGGCCGCGACCCGGCGGTCCATGTCGCACTCCAGGTAGGCGCGGACGGTGCCGGCCAGCTCCGGCCGGTCCAGCAGCGGGGCGAGCTCGGCGCGGAGCAGGGCCGACCCGTCGCTCTCCCGGGCCAGGTGCAGCTCCAGCGCGACGTCGGCGGCCCGCACCGCCCGGCCGCCCGAGCCGCGGGCGCGCGCGATCCGCAGCACCTCCCGGGCGGTGCGGACCGCCCGGGCGACGTCGCCGGGGTCCGCGGCCTCCTCCACCGCCAGCACCGCCTCGGCGCGCAGCGCGGTCCCGAGGTCGGCGGCGAGCCGGTCGAGCCGCTCGGCGGCGGCCCGGCCGGGCCCGGCCGCCGGCCCCTCGGGCCGCTCGGCGAGCACCGTCCCGCCCCCGGCGCACAGGTCCATCAGCCAGGTCCCCGGCAGCGCCTGCTCGATCCGGGCGCGCATCCGCCGCACCGCGCGCCGCTCGGCCAACCGGTCCGCGGCCGGATCCCCGGCCGCCGCGCCGCCCGGAACGGCGTCCCCGGCGACCCCGGCGACCAGCACCAGCGG from Nocardiopsis composta encodes:
- a CDS encoding SDR family oxidoreductase, whose translation is MPRTALVTGATGTVSTALIEELAGTGVRLRALVRAEARAEALRRRGVEAVVGDLGDARSLPPAFEGVQDVWLLVPNGPRAPENNMNAVWAARRAGVQRIVRLSAVGAAHDAPTRSGRLHALSDRETEASGLRWTILRPLWFMQNLLNEAGEVAAAGTLSLNMASARLGMVDARDVAACAARVLLDAPDRHHGAAYTLSGPRPVSFDEVADHLGRALGRPVAYRPVDDGAKRAALLGHGVPEWIADMLEEYARAYASGWGDFTTGAVAGLLGRPPRDIADFARDHAAAFAPAAGA
- a CDS encoding EamA family transporter, whose product is MTQVSNRPAPGSAPPAGGGPALTALTALAPAMWGTTYLVTTEFLPPGHPLASGVLRALPAGLILLAVTRTLPRGAWLWRSLVLGTLNIGALFALLFVAAYRLPGGVAATLFAVQPLIVVGLAFLLLGERPTRWRLGWGLAGAAGVGLIVLQGRISFDLWGVLAGIAAAAVMAGGIVLTKRWGLPQGVGPTALAGWQLTAGGLVLLPLALFEGLPPEPDLRAVGGYAWLAVAGALLTYPVWFRGIGRLPVVSVSFLPLLSPAVAAVLGWLLLGESLTPWQGLGFALALTAVAAAQLTPEAARGLIRIPTSRRGA
- a CDS encoding MarR family winged helix-turn-helix transcriptional regulator, with protein sequence MKDNVDRRMDQWRVERPDIDPAPMGVVGRIQRASRLLERELRDNFAKFDLQIWEFDMAGTLLRSGPPYQLTAGQLVESSMVTSGAITNRIDRLVAKGLVTREVDPRNRRSVLITLTEQGKELIDRVVADHVDLEARLLSTLSGPDRERLAGLLRELLIGLGDGDPGNPLKS
- a CDS encoding ABC-F family ATP-binding cassette domain-containing protein — protein: MDALHSRDRLSGRSAHELLSELNTAGRLPAGASAHVRARGIRVVLGGRPVLSGVDATVSQRSRTALVGENGRGKTTLLRVLSGDLAPDEGRVERAGTVGVVHQSLASRDGETVGTLLAGAVRLPHLALRALDLATEGLENGDEDAEALYTAALDAAVRLDAWDAERRVDVALEGLGACTDRDRELATLSVGERYRVRLACVLGAAHDILLLDEPTNHLDADAQAFLAAHLRSHPGGLAIVTHDRALLREVADDFLDLDPSMDGRPRVFAGGYEGWQEGRRRERERWTQEHEAQQAEHARLAQAAQEARNRLSTGWRPDKGTGKHQRQSHAAGTVQSLKRKQEALEAHKVTVPRPPLSLHWPRLPAKRGAPVLRCEEVTVAGRLRAPVSLEIEGGDRLLVTGPNGVGKSTLLAVVTGGVDPTTGAVHRSAGARIAHLSQEVPDWGDGLQAHEVHRRHTARLVSEGEVAASEIVPLRGTGLLDAEALRTPVGRMSEGQKRRLHLALCLAGRPHLLILDEPTNHLSPLLVDELTDALRETPAAVVVATHDRRMLGDFADWTPLVLSAGEEGSGR
- a CDS encoding FkbM family methyltransferase, translating into MGAGIRRAAAHRVLGGLGRWVSFVEAEMAGLRRVVRPGDVCLDVGAEYGLYSYALSHLAGERGEVHAFEPQPGPFRVIGAGAAALGCANVRRHRLALGARERESAMSVPVRRGLPVHGRAFVTDGASGKGPNEEFAGERVVPVSVRTVDGLVDSGVLDRVDFVKADVEGAEPLVLEGAEKTLERYRPALLLEIEDRHLAKYGRSADGLAAWLRERGYAMQAWSRTGWRPVRRVVPQRRNYLFRAG
- a CDS encoding FMN reductase, which translates into the protein MTEPRIAAVSAGLSVPSSTRLLADRLTEAAGRALRERGAAPAAEVIELRDHAHALTDNLLTGFPSGDLKAAVDAASRADGLIAVTPIFNASYSGLFKTFFDVLEEGALQGTPVLIAATGGTPRHSLALEHALRPMFAHLRAVTVPTAVYAASEDWGAGGAAHGDLVSRIDRAAGEFAGLVAGRPAAARPDPYDEPVPFERLLSGE
- a CDS encoding LLM class flavin-dependent oxidoreductase, whose product is MQFGIFSVGDVTTDPTTGRTPSEGERIDAMVRIALKAEEVGLDVFATGEHHNPPFVPSSPTTMLGYIAARTERLVLSTATTLITTNDPVKIAEDFAMLQHLAGGRVDLMMGRGNTGPVYPWFGQDIRQGIPLAVENYHLLHRLWREDVVNWEGRFRTPLQGFTSTPRPLDGVPPFVWHGSIRSPEIAEQAAYYGDGFFHNNIFWPAEHTKRMIDLYRRRYEHYGHGRADQAVVGLGGQVFMRKNSQDAVREFRPYFDNAPVYGHGPSLEEFTRETPLTVGSPQQVIERTLRFREDFGDYQRQLFLMDHAGLPLKTVLEQLDMLGEEVVPVLRREFAAGRPADVPDAPTHASLLAAKENSAALQTVQEEK
- a CDS encoding helix-turn-helix domain-containing protein encodes the protein MDDPERLRGIVESLQTRVPPLARLIVERYAAESPLYTGDPAMLDHLHLVAAGTIRAMLRSALRAVLEPEGPDPELLRLVSERAADRADEGVPLAEYLRAWQLSLTVFGDEVTAALGDRPDLLREVLRRIRSVHFAGERAAAEAFERRYREMLDDADAEPSRVVAALAEGRVAAAAGLARRPLPERPLVLVAGVAGDAVPGGAAAGDPAADRLAERRAVRRMRARIEQALPGTWLMDLCAGGGTVLAERPEGPAAGPGRAAAERLDRLAADLGTALRAEAVLAVEEAADPGDVARAVRTAREVLRIARARGSGGRAVRAADVALELHLARESDGSALLRAELAPLLDRPELAGTVRAYLECDMDRRVAARMLGVHPNTVDNRLARARELTGADPATSRGLLTLAAVLWNGMPGNTVPGK